The following are encoded together in the uncultured Sphaerochaeta sp. genome:
- a CDS encoding 4Fe-4S dicluster domain-containing protein yields MKRIYVNEQWCLACHLCEYYCAYANSGLLDMVQALKDKPLHPRIQVEQKGTVSFAVNCRHCSEPLCLKSCIAGAIREKDGLIVIDQDKCVGCYSCIMACPYGALMPSESGVMQKCELCATNSHGLPVCVQGCPNQAIVYEER; encoded by the coding sequence ATGAAGAGAATCTACGTCAATGAACAGTGGTGTCTAGCCTGCCATCTCTGTGAGTACTACTGTGCGTACGCCAACAGTGGGCTCCTTGATATGGTCCAGGCATTGAAGGACAAACCTTTGCATCCAAGGATACAGGTTGAACAAAAAGGAACTGTCAGCTTTGCTGTAAACTGCCGTCACTGCAGTGAACCACTCTGCCTGAAGAGTTGCATTGCTGGAGCCATCAGGGAAAAGGATGGCCTGATCGTCATCGACCAAGACAAATGTGTAGGGTGCTACAGCTGTATCATGGCATGCCCCTATGGGGCTTTGATGCCAAGTGAAAGTGGAGTCATGCAAAAGTGTGAACTCTGTGCCACAAACAGCCATGGTCTCCCTGTTTGTGTACAAGGATGCCCAAACCAGGCCATCGTTTACGAGGAGCGGTAG
- a CDS encoding ANTAR domain-containing protein: MLRALVVSSTQKGCDSLCSLMREHDRSIELLHCLSAGEARRLVLDQELDLVVINAPLLDESGEELAVMVVQQSLAGSILVVRNQYFEQCEALFSEQGVLVVSKPVIRQMFFQALSLARSMRRRLTAMHTENEKLHKKIEEIKIIDKAKWVLIENLGMDEQQAHRYMEKQAMDLRKSRYAVALSLLKTYQM; this comes from the coding sequence ATGCTTCGAGCGCTGGTTGTATCATCAACACAGAAAGGATGTGACTCATTGTGTTCGCTTATGCGAGAGCATGACCGATCCATTGAGCTCCTTCACTGTCTGAGCGCAGGAGAGGCCCGGCGGCTGGTACTTGACCAGGAACTCGACTTGGTGGTCATCAATGCTCCTCTGTTGGATGAATCAGGGGAGGAGCTTGCCGTAATGGTGGTACAACAGAGCCTGGCAGGATCCATCCTTGTAGTACGAAACCAGTACTTTGAACAGTGTGAGGCACTGTTCTCTGAGCAAGGGGTGCTTGTGGTCAGCAAACCGGTAATTCGCCAGATGTTCTTCCAAGCGCTCAGCTTGGCACGCTCTATGCGTCGCCGGTTGACAGCAATGCATACGGAGAATGAGAAACTCCACAAGAAAATTGAAGAGATCAAGATCATCGACAAGGCAAAATGGGTCTTGATCGAAAACCTTGGTATGGATGAGCAACAGGCACACCGTTACATGGAGAAGCAGGCAATGGATCTGCGCAAAAGTCGATATGCCGTTGCTCTTTCCCTACTGAAGACCTACCAGATGTGA
- a CDS encoding glutamine synthetase family protein encodes MTNTQQEVMQFIKEQDVRFARLVFCDIFGQIKNISISASELERAFSSGISFDASSVKGFLEVEESDLLLFPDPATLSILPWRPAQGRVVRFFCSIKKPDGTLFEGDTRSLLQETVRKAALQGYTFGVGPECEFYLFKTDENGRPTYQPLDEGSYLDVAPLDKGENVRREICLTLEQMGFYTERSHHESGPGQNEIDFKYGTPVEAADDFITFKSVVKTISDRSGLFASFLPKPLQGESGSGLHFNLSIKAEGEQYSKLESAMSAGILKRIQEISLFLNPLANSFERLGSFEAPKYVGWGRANRSLLIRIPYTSGEYRRIEVRSADPACNPYLAITLLLSAALEGIRGNLPLEEEYQGSAYQKQTGRLLPSSLAEAMELAKNSDFVRSNIPDRLLTCFLDAKGAEWRSYETAVDPFEASRKAYFLTT; translated from the coding sequence ATGACCAATACCCAGCAAGAGGTGATGCAGTTCATCAAGGAACAGGATGTTCGGTTCGCCCGACTGGTATTCTGCGATATTTTCGGACAAATCAAGAATATTTCCATCTCGGCAAGTGAGCTGGAGCGGGCTTTTTCCAGTGGCATCAGTTTTGACGCCTCTTCGGTGAAAGGATTCCTTGAAGTTGAAGAGAGCGACCTGTTGCTCTTCCCCGATCCTGCCACCCTCTCCATCCTCCCATGGCGTCCAGCCCAAGGCCGCGTGGTGCGGTTCTTCTGCTCGATCAAGAAACCCGATGGCACCCTTTTTGAGGGAGATACACGCTCTCTCTTGCAAGAGACAGTGAGAAAGGCTGCATTGCAGGGATACACCTTCGGAGTGGGACCTGAGTGTGAGTTCTATCTCTTCAAGACCGATGAGAACGGCAGGCCGACCTACCAACCCTTGGATGAAGGTTCCTACCTTGATGTTGCACCCTTGGACAAGGGGGAGAATGTACGAAGGGAGATCTGCTTGACCCTTGAGCAGATGGGCTTCTACACCGAACGCAGTCATCATGAGTCAGGTCCCGGGCAGAACGAGATCGACTTCAAGTACGGAACTCCTGTTGAAGCAGCAGACGACTTCATCACGTTCAAATCAGTCGTAAAGACCATCTCAGACCGCAGTGGCTTGTTCGCTTCATTCCTCCCCAAACCATTGCAGGGAGAGAGTGGAAGTGGACTACATTTCAACCTGTCCATCAAGGCGGAGGGAGAGCAGTACAGCAAGCTTGAGTCGGCGATGAGCGCTGGGATACTGAAAAGGATCCAGGAGATATCTCTCTTTCTCAATCCTCTTGCAAACTCCTTTGAGCGCCTCGGTTCTTTCGAGGCTCCCAAATATGTGGGATGGGGCCGGGCAAACCGCTCACTGCTTATCCGTATTCCTTACACCAGTGGGGAGTACCGCCGGATAGAAGTACGTTCAGCCGACCCAGCTTGCAACCCATACCTTGCCATCACCTTATTGCTCAGTGCTGCCTTGGAAGGAATCCGAGGCAATCTACCACTTGAGGAAGAATACCAAGGATCAGCATACCAGAAACAGACAGGTCGCCTGCTCCCCTCCTCCTTGGCCGAAGCCATGGAACTGGCAAAGAACAGCGATTTTGTGCGATCCAACATTCCTGACCGTCTACTCACCTGTTTCCTTGATGCAAAGGGAGCGGAGTGGAGGTCCTATGAGACAGCTGTAGACCCGTTTGAGGCGAGTCGAAAAGCTTATTTCTTGACGACGTAA
- a CDS encoding glutamine amidotransferase family protein gives MNGYHHTTPLEGEVRIPSGCAISGIISRSGKRFSGREAISSIAVMHDRSNGLGGGFAGYGIYPEYADFYALHVFYYSSEAKRSCEDFLEEHFDLINLSKIPTTKQHAITDEPLIWRYFVTPLPTKLASSQLDESEYTARCVIKVNKEIDGAYVFSSGKNMGVFKAVGYPEDVGEFYRLDDYEGYSWTVHGRYPTNTPGWWGGAHPFSLLDYSVVHNGEISSYDANRRFIEMFGYACTLMTDTEVITYMIDYLHRKQGLSFAEVANVIAAPFWSTIEGKSQEEREVFTYLRNTFASMLITGPFSIILGFSGGLMALNDRLKLRSLVAAEKDDRVYLASEEAAIRVICPEPDRLWYPSGGKPVIVTLDSQQGGQDGHQLPVSGL, from the coding sequence ATGAACGGCTACCATCACACAACACCTTTGGAAGGAGAAGTCCGCATTCCCAGTGGTTGTGCCATCAGTGGCATCATATCACGGAGTGGAAAACGATTTTCCGGACGAGAAGCCATCTCCTCCATCGCTGTCATGCACGACCGCTCGAACGGACTGGGAGGGGGGTTTGCCGGTTATGGCATCTACCCTGAATATGCTGACTTCTATGCGCTGCATGTCTTCTACTACTCAAGTGAGGCAAAACGAAGCTGTGAGGATTTCCTTGAAGAACACTTCGATTTGATCAACCTCTCCAAGATTCCTACCACCAAACAGCACGCAATCACTGACGAGCCGCTTATCTGGCGCTACTTCGTCACTCCTCTCCCTACCAAACTTGCCTCCAGTCAGCTCGATGAGAGCGAGTACACCGCTCGGTGCGTGATCAAGGTGAACAAGGAGATTGACGGAGCCTATGTCTTTTCATCAGGAAAGAACATGGGTGTCTTCAAGGCAGTGGGCTACCCTGAAGATGTTGGGGAGTTTTATCGCCTCGATGACTACGAAGGATACAGTTGGACCGTTCACGGTCGTTACCCAACCAATACCCCCGGATGGTGGGGAGGAGCACACCCATTCAGCCTGCTCGACTACAGCGTAGTACACAATGGGGAAATATCGAGCTATGACGCAAATAGGCGTTTCATTGAGATGTTCGGCTACGCCTGTACCCTCATGACCGACACCGAGGTCATCACGTATATGATCGACTACCTCCACAGAAAACAAGGCTTGAGTTTTGCAGAGGTAGCCAATGTCATTGCAGCTCCCTTCTGGTCGACCATTGAAGGAAAATCCCAGGAAGAGAGAGAGGTATTCACCTATTTAAGAAACACCTTTGCAAGCATGCTGATCACCGGTCCCTTCTCCATCATCCTTGGCTTCAGCGGAGGGTTGATGGCACTCAACGACCGACTCAAACTCAGGAGCCTTGTGGCTGCAGAGAAAGACGACCGTGTCTACCTGGCAAGTGAGGAAGCAGCCATCAGGGTCATCTGCCCTGAACCCGACCGGCTTTGGTACCCAAGCGGAGGAAAGCCGGTCATCGTCACCCTGGATAGCCAGCAAGGAGGGCAAGATGGGCATCAACTACCTGTATCCGGACTTTGA
- a CDS encoding glutamate synthase-related protein codes for MGINYLYPDFEVVRNQDRCITCRVCERQCANEVHSFDEATGRMRADESKCVNCHRCVSLCPTHALKIVKTDHIFKENANWKGEVIQDIYRQAESGGVLLASMGTPKDYPVYWDKILVNASQVTNPSIDPLREPMETRTYLGQKASAVARDGKGRIITKTAPQLKLEIPVMFSAMSYGSISYNAHKSLALAAQALGIYYNTGEGGLHEDFYQHGKNTIVQVASGRFGVHPGYLNAGAAIEIKMGQGAKPGIGGHLPGSKIGEDISKTRMIPLHSDAISPAPHHDIYSIEDLRQLVFALKEATAYTKPVIVKVAAVHNISAIASGIARSGADIIAIDGFRGGTGAAPARTRDNVGIPIELALASVDERLRQEGIRGNVSLVVGGSIRSSSDVLKAIALGADAVYVATSALIALGCHLCRTCHSGKCNWGIATQNPELVKRLNPEIGSERLVNLITAWNHELKEMMGGMGINSIEALRGNRLMLRGIGLNETELQILGIRHAGA; via the coding sequence ATGGGCATCAACTACCTGTATCCGGACTTTGAAGTAGTAAGAAACCAAGATAGATGTATCACCTGTAGGGTATGTGAGCGACAATGCGCGAATGAGGTCCACTCATTTGATGAAGCAACTGGCCGCATGAGAGCAGATGAGAGCAAGTGCGTCAACTGTCATCGCTGTGTATCCCTCTGCCCTACCCATGCACTGAAAATTGTTAAGACTGACCACATCTTCAAGGAGAATGCAAACTGGAAGGGAGAGGTTATCCAGGATATCTATCGGCAGGCAGAGAGTGGAGGAGTCCTGCTGGCGTCCATGGGCACTCCCAAGGATTATCCCGTTTACTGGGACAAGATACTGGTCAACGCAAGCCAGGTAACCAACCCCTCCATTGATCCATTGAGAGAGCCAATGGAGACCAGGACCTATCTAGGACAGAAAGCATCAGCTGTAGCCAGGGATGGGAAGGGAAGGATTATCACCAAGACCGCACCTCAGTTGAAACTGGAAATCCCGGTCATGTTTAGTGCAATGTCCTATGGTTCCATCTCCTATAATGCCCATAAGTCCCTTGCACTTGCTGCACAAGCACTTGGAATCTACTACAACACCGGGGAAGGGGGACTCCATGAGGACTTCTACCAGCATGGGAAGAACACCATCGTCCAGGTAGCAAGTGGAAGGTTTGGGGTACATCCCGGCTACTTGAATGCAGGTGCTGCCATTGAGATCAAGATGGGTCAGGGGGCAAAACCCGGTATCGGGGGACACTTGCCCGGCTCTAAGATTGGGGAGGATATCTCCAAGACCCGCATGATCCCGCTCCACAGTGATGCAATCAGCCCGGCACCCCACCATGACATCTACTCCATCGAAGACCTCCGCCAGTTGGTCTTTGCACTCAAGGAAGCGACTGCCTATACCAAACCGGTTATCGTAAAAGTGGCAGCCGTTCACAACATCAGTGCAATCGCCAGCGGGATTGCACGTAGTGGAGCAGACATCATCGCAATCGATGGGTTCAGAGGAGGAACGGGAGCAGCTCCTGCGAGAACCAGGGACAATGTAGGGATTCCCATCGAACTGGCCTTGGCCAGTGTTGATGAGCGACTTCGCCAAGAAGGAATACGCGGCAATGTCAGTCTTGTGGTAGGCGGGTCGATCCGCAGCAGCAGTGATGTCCTGAAGGCCATTGCCTTGGGTGCTGATGCAGTCTATGTAGCCACCAGTGCACTGATAGCCCTTGGTTGCCACCTCTGCCGGACCTGTCATAGCGGGAAATGCAACTGGGGAATTGCCACCCAGAACCCTGAGTTGGTCAAACGACTCAATCCAGAGATTGGGAGTGAACGATTGGTAAATCTTATCACAGCCTGGAACCACGAACTCAAGGAGATGATGGGAGGGATGGGGATCAACTCCATCGAGGCACTCAGAGGAAACCGGTTGATGCTTAGAGGCATTGGATTGAATGAAACTGAACTACAAATCCTCGGCATTAGACACGCCGGCGCATAG
- a CDS encoding CTP synthase, giving the protein MAKHIFVTGGVVSGLGKGITAASLGRLLKARGLKIAAQKLDPYMNVDPGTMSPYQHGEVFVTEDGSETDLDLGHYERFIDEDLNKYSNLTSGRVYWNVLSKERSGAYLGSTVQIIPHVTTEIKEAIYALDRKTEAEVIITEIGGTTGDIESQPFLEAIRQIGHEVGQDNCIFIHVTLVPYLKSSAEHKSKPTQHSVKELMASGIFPDIIVTRSDEPLEESIKDKIALFCNVKRDCVIENKTVPVLYEAPMMLRAENLDEIVCRELKLKTREPDLSEWKTMLKRIEDAKKQVRIALVGKYIQLHDAYLSVMEALKHGGWEHGAEVQIDWVDSEEVTRDTVEELLCKADGILVPGGFGDRGIEGKILAARYAREQRIPYLGICLGMQIAVIEFARHVVGFTDAHSSEFAPDSKHPVIALMPDQRGNIPKGGTMRLGTYPCIVRPGTLMSKVYTQAKSTRERHRHRYEFNNEFRDILQEKGLVISGTSPDETLVEAVEIASHPFFIGVQYHPEFKSRPNRPHPLFSGFIAASLGQQS; this is encoded by the coding sequence ATGGCCAAACACATTTTTGTGACGGGCGGGGTCGTTTCGGGCCTCGGAAAAGGCATTACCGCAGCATCACTGGGTAGACTTTTAAAAGCAAGAGGACTGAAGATTGCAGCTCAGAAGCTCGACCCCTACATGAACGTGGACCCTGGAACAATGAGTCCCTACCAGCATGGGGAGGTTTTCGTGACCGAGGATGGTTCAGAGACCGACCTCGACCTTGGACACTACGAGAGATTCATTGACGAGGATCTGAACAAGTACAGCAACCTCACCAGCGGAAGGGTGTACTGGAACGTACTGAGCAAGGAACGTAGTGGAGCCTACTTGGGATCCACCGTCCAGATCATTCCCCATGTAACCACGGAGATCAAAGAGGCAATCTACGCACTGGACAGGAAGACCGAAGCCGAGGTAATCATTACCGAAATCGGGGGAACCACTGGTGATATCGAGAGCCAACCCTTTTTAGAGGCCATCAGACAGATAGGGCACGAGGTGGGACAAGACAACTGTATCTTCATCCACGTAACCCTGGTTCCCTACCTGAAAAGCAGCGCAGAACACAAGAGCAAACCAACCCAGCACTCAGTGAAGGAGTTGATGGCAAGCGGTATCTTTCCCGATATCATTGTGACCCGCAGTGATGAACCACTGGAGGAGAGCATCAAGGACAAGATAGCCCTGTTCTGCAATGTGAAGCGTGACTGTGTCATCGAGAACAAGACGGTACCGGTACTCTATGAGGCTCCGATGATGCTGAGAGCCGAAAACCTCGATGAGATCGTCTGCAGGGAGCTGAAGCTGAAAACCAGAGAGCCTGACCTCTCTGAGTGGAAGACAATGCTGAAGCGCATTGAAGATGCAAAAAAACAGGTCCGCATCGCCTTGGTTGGAAAATATATCCAGCTGCATGACGCCTATCTCAGTGTGATGGAAGCACTCAAGCATGGTGGATGGGAACATGGAGCTGAAGTCCAGATCGACTGGGTGGACAGTGAAGAGGTGACCAGGGATACGGTAGAAGAGCTCCTGTGCAAAGCAGATGGCATCCTCGTTCCTGGAGGCTTCGGAGACCGAGGCATTGAAGGGAAAATACTTGCAGCCCGGTATGCCAGGGAACAAAGAATTCCCTACCTTGGAATCTGTCTCGGGATGCAAATCGCCGTCATAGAATTTGCTCGTCACGTTGTAGGATTTACCGATGCACATTCCTCTGAATTTGCTCCCGATTCCAAGCATCCGGTTATCGCCCTGATGCCAGACCAGCGGGGAAACATCCCCAAGGGAGGGACCATGCGCCTCGGTACCTACCCCTGCATAGTGAGACCGGGTACACTTATGAGCAAGGTATACACGCAAGCAAAGAGTACCAGAGAGCGTCACAGGCACCGCTATGAGTTCAACAATGAGTTCAGGGATATCCTTCAGGAAAAAGGCTTGGTCATCAGTGGCACCAGTCCTGACGAAACCTTGGTGGAAGCTGTGGAGATTGCATCTCATCCCTTCTTCATCGGAGTGCAATACCACCCCGAGTTCAAGAGTAGACCAAACCGTCCACACCCGCTTTTCAGTGGCTTCATAGCTGCATCCCTCGGACAGCAGAGTTGA
- a CDS encoding HAD-IA family hydrolase: protein MGTIEELVQLDLPAMQVKALAVDFGGVMSDFIDRETLGLLSDIAQVPLAVFEIPYWEKRDKLDSGEYDAYSYFHKVLVDSHSPLENDEETLELLFTIDILGFSHVRPRMVRWVYEMRRRGIKTVLVSNMATETYERLVHCNYWAELCFDWFVISGILGINKPERQIFQHAIHLLQIDPRHILFIDDSESNIRTAKSMGMQTFLYT, encoded by the coding sequence ATGGGAACCATAGAGGAGTTAGTCCAATTGGATTTGCCTGCAATGCAGGTGAAAGCGCTTGCTGTCGATTTTGGAGGAGTCATGAGTGACTTCATTGATAGGGAAACCCTTGGTCTTCTATCAGATATTGCTCAGGTACCACTTGCAGTATTTGAAATTCCTTACTGGGAAAAGCGTGATAAGCTCGATTCAGGTGAATATGATGCATATTCCTACTTCCATAAGGTGTTGGTAGATTCTCACAGTCCCTTGGAGAATGATGAAGAGACCTTGGAATTGCTCTTTACCATAGACATACTGGGTTTTTCACATGTACGGCCTAGGATGGTGAGGTGGGTATATGAAATGCGTAGAAGGGGGATCAAGACAGTACTGGTATCAAATATGGCCACGGAGACCTATGAGCGACTGGTGCACTGTAATTACTGGGCAGAATTGTGCTTTGACTGGTTTGTCATTTCTGGAATCCTGGGGATTAATAAGCCAGAGAGGCAAATTTTTCAACACGCCATACATCTCTTGCAGATTGACCCCCGACACATTCTGTTCATCGATGATTCAGAAAGCAATATAAGGACTGCGAAATCCATGGGGATGCAGACCTTTTTATATACTTGA
- a CDS encoding glutamate synthase, with protein sequence MKQIDVGMMEYRRLNEQIRESKAKQFTLSSVTGQRYIGCAQKDKTIIINGTAGNGLGSYLDGATLIVNGNAQDATGDTMNEGAIIVHGSSGDGTGYAMRGGKLYIRDSAGYRCGIHMKAFEEKQPLLIIGERAGSFLGEYQAGGTIIVLGRNQEGKAPVGYFCGTGMHGGTIYLRCDTLPQGLPPQVAVRDADEDDKALLSDLLDEYCTLFEFDREQLLASHFFVLSANSTTPYRMMYTHV encoded by the coding sequence ATGAAGCAGATAGACGTAGGAATGATGGAGTACCGTAGGCTCAATGAACAAATAAGAGAGAGCAAGGCCAAGCAATTCACGCTTTCATCTGTTACCGGTCAACGCTACATTGGCTGTGCCCAGAAGGATAAGACCATCATTATCAACGGTACTGCAGGAAATGGTCTTGGTTCCTATCTCGATGGTGCGACCCTTATTGTGAATGGAAATGCACAGGATGCAACCGGGGACACCATGAATGAGGGGGCCATCATTGTGCATGGTTCATCAGGTGATGGGACAGGGTACGCAATGCGTGGGGGAAAACTCTATATCCGCGACAGTGCAGGATACCGCTGTGGCATCCACATGAAAGCATTTGAGGAGAAGCAACCACTGTTGATCATCGGAGAGCGGGCAGGCAGCTTTCTTGGTGAGTATCAGGCAGGGGGAACCATCATTGTTCTGGGAAGAAACCAAGAGGGAAAGGCTCCGGTTGGTTATTTCTGTGGGACGGGGATGCATGGTGGCACAATCTATTTGCGCTGTGATACACTTCCTCAGGGACTGCCACCACAGGTTGCAGTACGCGATGCCGATGAAGATGATAAAGCACTTCTTTCCGATTTACTGGATGAGTACTGTACCCTCTTCGAGTTTGACAGAGAACAGTTACTTGCATCCCATTTTTTTGTACTGAGTGCAAACAGCACCACGCCTTATCGGATGATGTATACCCATGTATGA
- a CDS encoding FAD-dependent oxidoreductase: MQYVIIGNSITSIGCIESIRKLDSQGSITVIGEENHPIYARPLISYLLQGKTDEEKMTYRDDAFYEKHDVRLLIGKKVEKIEAESQLLTLDDGVVMQYDKLLIATGSVPFIPPMKNLEEVDKKHTFLSLSDAKELEAELHPTSRVLIIGAGLIGLKCAEGILKRVQSVTVVDLAGRILSSILDEAGSLRVQAHLEQAGIRFHLEDSVREFCGQEALLSSGKVVGFDILVMAVGVKPNIQLAKEAGLTVNKGILIDQACRTSDTHIWAGGDCSEGWELLSGQRRNLALLPNAYMQGESAGYSMAGSEQRFEKAIAMNAIGFFGLHIITAGVYEGEDLLFTTESGYKRLFIKDYHLVGCILIGDQVSRGGIYTDLIRNRTDLRNIDFAMISEQPALMAFAQKVRSEQLGRAQ; this comes from the coding sequence ATGCAGTATGTCATTATTGGAAACTCCATTACCAGCATTGGTTGCATTGAGTCCATCAGAAAACTTGACTCACAAGGGTCCATCACTGTCATCGGGGAAGAGAACCATCCCATCTATGCCAGGCCACTCATCTCCTACCTGCTCCAAGGAAAGACTGATGAAGAGAAGATGACCTATCGCGATGACGCGTTCTATGAAAAACATGATGTACGTCTCCTTATTGGAAAAAAAGTAGAGAAGATTGAAGCAGAGTCTCAACTACTCACTTTGGATGACGGGGTGGTCATGCAGTATGACAAACTGCTGATTGCAACGGGATCGGTCCCCTTTATTCCTCCGATGAAAAATCTTGAAGAGGTAGATAAGAAACACACCTTTCTCTCCTTATCTGATGCAAAGGAGCTTGAAGCAGAACTGCATCCCACAAGCCGGGTGCTCATCATCGGAGCCGGCTTGATCGGGCTGAAGTGTGCAGAGGGGATACTGAAGCGAGTACAATCAGTAACGGTTGTCGATTTGGCAGGACGAATACTCTCCAGTATACTTGACGAGGCAGGATCGCTTCGGGTACAAGCACATCTGGAACAAGCAGGAATTCGTTTCCATCTTGAAGACAGCGTACGAGAATTTTGCGGCCAGGAAGCACTCCTGAGCAGTGGAAAGGTTGTAGGATTCGATATTCTGGTCATGGCAGTTGGAGTCAAGCCAAACATACAGTTGGCAAAAGAGGCAGGGCTTACGGTAAACAAGGGAATTCTCATTGATCAAGCATGCCGAACCAGTGATACACATATTTGGGCCGGAGGAGACTGCAGTGAAGGATGGGAGCTCCTCAGCGGACAGAGACGGAATCTTGCCCTATTGCCGAATGCATACATGCAGGGCGAGAGTGCTGGATATTCCATGGCCGGAAGCGAGCAACGCTTTGAAAAAGCCATCGCCATGAATGCGATTGGGTTCTTCGGCTTGCACATCATCACAGCTGGGGTGTATGAGGGTGAGGATCTCCTCTTTACCACAGAGAGTGGGTACAAGCGACTCTTCATCAAGGACTATCACCTGGTTGGATGTATCCTGATTGGGGACCAGGTTTCACGCGGAGGCATCTACACTGACCTGATCAGAAACAGAACAGATCTCAGGAATATAGACTTTGCCATGATCAGCGAGCAACCAGCCTTGATGGCCTTCGCTCAAAAAGTGCGAAGCGAACAGCTTGGGAGGGCACAATGA